AAGATCAGGATGCGCCATGCGTTCTTTGCCGCAGCCCAAGACCAACTACAGTTATGGTTCCTGGTAGGACAAACTGCTATCCTGGTTGGACAATGGAATACACCGGATATCTAATGACGGACCATGTGAACCACAATTCTGCAAGTGACTATGCTTGTGTCGATGTTAATCCAGAAGCTGTGTACCATGGTGAAGCAAACCAAAATggcaaattattttactttacgGAAGTGAAGTGTGGATCTCTGCCGTGCCAGGAGTACCCAAATGGTCGTGAACTTGCTTGTGTTGTTTGTTCGAAATAAAGAGTTACTTTGCCATAATCAAAAGTGTTATATGCGGTTGTAGTCATATATTCAGTTAAATACTATGCATTTGTGTAAGTAACATCTTTTGGTCTAGTTAAAAGATAATTAAGAATAGTACAAATGTCATTGTTACgagcagatagatagatagatagataggtaggTAATAAAAATGATTCAGTTAAGCAGATAGGTTGgttaggtaggtaggtaggtacgTAGATTTTGGCATCAGTTATATAACGTGGGTATTAGAACATGGTACAAATTGACACAAAGACATACCGTGACGTCAGATCTTAGGGCTAATTAGCGTAATataacaaaattaagaaaaaaaaaaagaaagaaaaaacgttTATGAATTTAAAGTGGTGTGAaatattgtgtgttttttttgtgtgtaataagGCACGGTTCACCAAAGACTAAAGTTACTCTTCCTTTTCTATCTTTTTTATTGTACGAGGCAGTTAGTAACGCTCTGCAACATCCACAGAATAACTTCATGCAGAAAACAATTGGTCGGCATGTCGGCATATTTGATTCCTACTGAACACCTATGGGGAtcatcttaaggtagttctgcttTGACAAAAGTCATGTTGGATAGTTTGGAGTGATTAATTCTATGAGCAAATTCTTTATGTCAATGGCTTATTTGTGTTATTATGATTAAGCACAAACAAGTAAGAATCAAGAACGTTGCAATATACGAGCACAGTACACAACGCATTGTGACAAGCGACTTGCTATAGCAACGTACCATCGTTTTCCTAAACATTTTATCCCATTAACATCTTTGCCTTTAAAATATAGCcataatatcagaaaaaaatctcCCAAAAAGATTTATTTAGCAAaacaaacttatataaaaaaaaacttatttcgATAGAAAATACGAATAAAGAAACGCTCAGAATTAAATAAACGGCATCTGTTCTTTCAACGATGCGTCATATAGGATAAAAGCATCCTTTTCCATAGTGTGGATATCCCTGTTTTTCATTAATCTTAGATTTTGTAGAATAttcgatagaggtggtattttagTTAAATGATAAAGAAATAATTCAAGACCTTGCCTAACAAATATATGAAACCTCATAGTGTTCCCACCGAAGGATTCGTTAGGACAAACTCCGACACTTAAAATTAACCTTTTTTGAAAATGTGcttatttgtaaatgaataagCAGTAGTGTCGGATTTTACTTTAGAACTCAATTTTTCATATTACCATTAACCTGATAGGACAGGCTTGTACCTTTAAGACTATAGTTACGCCTGGGTCAGCGTCAAAGGTCCGGTGATATTCCAAAACTCTTTTAGACAGCCTCCAAGTGGTCACCGAATAAAAGGACTACTAGCATCTAAGAGAAGTTTAACGACACAATTTAGAAATCCTGGATGGTCCTTGGGTTGAATCAGGTCGGACCCAGCACCCTATTATATATATCGGATTTAGTTATCTTACTTGACCCCTCCCCATGTCCTATCTCAGAGGGTGATAAGTGAAACATGTACAGCTATGACTGGTATAGGTTAcctaccatatttccatgtatggCCTCTGGAGTTTGATATCGCTGGTTCTCTAGGCTAGGTACCCACCGTATACTGGTTTGGACTTTCAAATGGTAAGTTTGCAACCGGCAGCAACGTCAATGACGTTGGATTTCAGATATCGCTTGAAGGTTTCGGTGACAAGTTAGAAGGACAAACAGAAATGGTATCTATTTCTGTTATCTATATAGAACAAGTGAATAAGTGCAAAAATACACATTGCTGGCAACTCATATAGTTTTAATAGCTGGTGCTTAGCAGCTTTCTATAATGTTCTTTGCGGAAGTTATAATTGTGCTGGTAGCGTTTCATGGTGTAAATTGTGAAGAACAAAAGCGACTTGTTTTTCACAGCAGCGAAGACATTGCGTTGGAGTTCAAGACATTACGCCAGAAAATAGAAGCTCTTAAAGTAAATCACACAAACGACATACAAATGCTCCAGAGTTCACACGCACAAGAAATACAAATGCTACAGAGTTCACACGCACAAGCAGTACAGTCGCTCAACAGTACACAAGCACAAGAAGTGCAAGCACTCAAGTCTATGCAAGCGCAAGAATTAGCAGCCCTAAAAACAGAAATTTCAGTATTGAAGAATGGTAAGTGAAGTAGTAGTTTCTATTAAAAAGAGATTAATCGTTTGAGCAAGGATTTGCATTGGTTAAAGGGTGACTGATAGGAAAGGCTATCATTTCGCGAGGTAGGGTTAGTTCAACCACTGGAAGATAACGATGTGAAATAAGGCACTGCTTAAATCGAAAACCGACCTGCCTTCAACATATCTGAATTAAAATCGTAAATGGattttttatgaataatgttcTTTTAAGTTATTTACTTGTAGAAAATGTGTAATTACGAAAGTTTTGGCAAATGTCAAGAAATTTTGCATATGTTTATTCCAGTACTTCTGCAACATGTTGCCTGTCATAGATCAGATGTCATAATCAATCTTCATCTTCGAAATATTTGCCACTTTActcgtttgttttcattttgttgatGCGGTTCACCTGCCAacactaggtttttcgaacgtaaaaccagatttttcgaatactaacctatattttcaacGGAAGTAAAACCATAGTTAACGCTCATGAACCCAGGTGGTTTACGTCCAGTAAAcgaggtttctcgattgaactatgaatttcggtcgttaccCTAAGTTCATGTGCGTGAATCTGTATTTACGGGCGTAAACCTGGGTCCACGAATAAAAACCATAATTTACGAACGTGAACGTATGTTAAGGATGACTACCCATAATAGGCCTCAGTTTCACCAAAAGTTTACATACAACGTGATAatgtaacttttgaaaatgtcaaacgatagaaataaggtgcatattgacaagttatatagtgacagaagttctcaaaaaattcctttagattacctccatggataatttttttcatgagttatctcccctgaaaattagaaaaaaatagttttctccttttccctacggggaattttagatttctttttgatatttgtatcagaataatataatgcagctttctacctctaaattttcttgaaactcaagctcagattctcataatcaaagaaaatatatattttccataggcatcaatgttaccttcaataccgatcatctccccaaaaaatgataaaattagaaaaatctctcggtgaaacgtttttaattttgaatgtctttaaagtgaccaaatttcatttagatattaccatccagttacaagatatgaaatatggctattacaccatgttatccttcaCGACCgttaacttgggtttacgaccgtgaacatgggtcaTCGACCTTAAACATAGGTTCaagctcgtgaacataggataacggccGAAAATCATAGCATTGTTCGAGAAACCTAAGTTCATGTTCGTTAACTATGGTTCGCGGCATGCCAAATACCCAATAATTACCTTCTTGATCGAAAAACTGGGATTATTGAATACAAACCTatttttttcgagcgaaaacaaagGATAAGGTGCATAAAACACAGTTTACGTTTATAGCACGCCAATTGTCCAGTCATTACGCGAACCAGGTTCACGGTCGCAAAACTAGGaataacgatcgataaactaggttttccgAATATGAAACCAGGTTTTTTCgaatatttatctatattttcgagcgaaaacataagataacggtGGTAAACCGCTcatgaacccaggtttacgttagGTAAACGAGGTTTCCCGATTGAATTATGAATTtgggtcgttatcctaagttcagATGCGTGAATCTATGTTTACGGGTGTAAACCTGGGTCCacgagcgtaaaccatagtttacgaacgtgaacctatgttaacaaACGTGAACTTGGATTtatgaccgtgaacatgggtctacgaccgtaaacataggttctagCTCGTGAATATAGGATAACGAcagaaaatcatagttttgtttgagaaacctaagttcacgttcgtaaactatggttcgcGGCAtgccaattatccaataattacctTCTTGCTCAAAAGACGAGGATTATTGAACAcaaacctatattttcgagcaaaaacataTGATAACGAgcataaaccatagtttacgcttaTGGTATgcaaattgtccaataattacgtgaacctaGGTTCACGATGGGAAAACTAGGATAAACGATCAAAAACAAGGTTTTCCGAACGTAAacccaggtttttcgaatacttacACCTAtatttttcgagcgaaaacataggataacgccgtaaacCACAGTTATAACTCttaaacgtaggttcacgcttgtaaacccaagttcacggtcgtaaacataggtgcacgttcgtaaactatgatTTACGGGTGTGAACTGGGGTTCatgagcgtaaacataggataacgaccgtaaacataAGATAACGACCGTAAACCACAGTTAACACTCTTAAActaggttcacgcttgtaaacccaagttcacggtcgtaaacataggttcacgttcgtaaactgtGTTTTACGGGTGTGAACTGGGGTTCaggagcgtaaacataggataacgaccgtaaacataAGAAAACGACCGAAATGTGTAGTTCAAGCGATagacctagtttatcaaacgtaaaccatggttttcGGGCGATttattaggattataaaatcaactaCGAATTTCTGCGTGGACATGGGTTTACGGCcttgaacctatgtttacgagcatgaacctacgtttacgaacgtgaactcaTGTTTACGACCGTCAGCCTAGGTTTATTATCGTGAACGGTAGTTAACGGACGTGACATGAATGGCAACTGTGAAAAACTTGTATTTACGAgcaataaactaggtttttcgaacgtaaaatcatgttaacctattttttcgagcgtaaacataggataacatcATAATcataaaccatagttcacgctcgtaaacgtaggttcacgttcgtaaacccaagtttacggtcgttaaCTATGGTTTACGTTCGTAAAGTATGattcacgctcgtgaaccccgGCTAACACTCGTAAACGTAAGATAACAACCGAAATTCATCTTAGTTTTGTTCGAACAACCtattttatcaaacgtaaactaggtttacgctcgtaaacataggttcagtAAGCCATGGTTTACGttcaataaactaggtttctcgactgaactatgaatttcggttgTTATCTTCTGTGTCCGAGCGTGAACGTTTACGCTCGTGAATCCCGGTTCAAGCTCGTGAACCATAGTTACAAACGTGAACGACGATATTATATTTTTTCGCTCCAAAGAATAGGTTAACATacttttacgttcgaaaaacctagattatcgatcgttaatcctagtttttagACCGTAAACCTTGGTTCACGTAACTATTGGACAATTGCCATACATGTCACATCCGTAAACTTTGattcgttaacataggttcacgctcgttaaCTCAtattcacgcccgaaattcatagttgattttataatcctagTATATCGGCCGTAAACGATGGTTTATGTTTGATAAACTAGATTTCTCGGTTGAACtagaatttcggtcgttatcctatgtttaagCTCCTGAAACGAACGTGAACCtgtgtttacgaccgtgaacttgggtttacaagcgtgaacctatgttttcgagcgtgaactatggtttgcggcgttatcctatgttttcgctcgtaaatataggttatattcgaaaaacctggttttacgttcaaAATCCTGTTTTATCAATCGTTAACCCTAGTTTTATGAGCGTGAACCTGGGTttacgtaattattggacaattggcgtgagATAACAGGTCATTAATTTGTTTACAATTTGCGAAAGGTTGCAGATCAACAAGTCGCAAAGTCTTCTTCAAAGAAATCCGAAGCTCAACATTCAGTGCACGTGCTGGAAGGacatatttgtctttatttgaaaatttatagtTTTAGTTTCATCGAGAGTTGCATGTTAAACAGTATATAAGTGTTTCGACTTTgaataacaataaaacaattgtgattgcttttttaagtatatcGTTGTAGATGTTGCTCTCCTCAGTTTCTTTGGAGCTGaattcatttcaaaaatgttatgaaGTCAGGTATTTGACAAGTTCTTCACTGTCAGAAAAGTTGTTCCTGCAATATTCAAATTATAACTTTGGATGACACATTTTCAATGGCCTGGTCGCACGTTTCCTccagtctatagttcaacacaggTTTGCTAATGTGTATACAATTTACAAGGGAAACTACATTAAAACTAGgtattttcagaaaatcttacagaagaaaatgatgaaactATTATTTGAGtgatacatatatttttgtcCGAAATAATATACATTAACAAACGCtcttatttttttcaactttgataATTTAAAAGGGGTATGGTCGACGTAGGAAGgtttcaaattttccaaaattttgaaaGAGTTAATAACGtcttgattcagtgttgttatatattctggtcTTTGAGGTCATGGAGTCctttcaatagatgtgtaatagagttccacttaagccggtgctgggggagggggtggggatggggcgtgagagatgttcaCGTTTTattacccctcatgaacagacacaatcagaCCGAGTTTGTTATTATTCTGTATGGCTGCATTTTATGcttcataaagatttttttacaggttttattgaCTATCGCAACAGCAAACTGCCatttggcggctgtaaaatgtctccccgtacttggattcagtgttgctgtattttctggtcatttgagATAATGACGTCctttcaatagatgtgtaatagaattccgcttaagccgctgctagggggcgtgagagatgttgtaCGTtttattacctctcgtgaacagactcaatcaaaccgagtttgctagaTTTTATTCTGCTtaattgcattctatgcttccaaaggatcttttttacagattttattgcttttatcacCTAAATGCaataaatccaataaaaaaatatcatataaagcATACAAATACTGACCACAGTTATACAAATAGATAATGAAATACCACAGGATTCAGTTTCGGTtatggcgtggtcacactacacgtagttaatcgtagtaaggaatgatcgcagttgatcgtagttgatcgtactaagcgtagttacacgtagataatcgtagtcaaacgtagtaatgatcgtagttcgaacttatgatttgtccgtagtaagcaaataatttttcgacatgttcaaaatctgactacgattaactacgatgttttgaccctactgtgaccgtagtttgaacgtagttgatcttagttaaacgtacttgatcgtacttaacagtagtgtgtatcatttttgatcgtagtacaagaaaaacacatcgacagtacggttcaactacgatcaactagggCTCCACTAAGGCTAAACTAaactagggctccactacggctaaacgcttttccgtagctcaacgtagttgatcgtaatttgtcgtagttgttcgtacttcgatcgtagtataaacgtagtgtaacgtagtaactcgtggtaagacgtagtgataccctagttaaccctacccgatttactcgtagttgaacgtagttgttcgtacttacacgtacttcaacgtacgacaaactacgtttaaaatgaactacgaccaactacttgcgtgaacgtaaatgtgaccattaCTTTAAAGTAAAGACACAGAGGTTACGGTATTCGCAAATGATTGTTTAAttcacaaaataagaaaaaaaaacctgttttttcagGTCAAGGATCGACGTATGTGAGATGGGGTAAAACAATGTGTGATGGTAATGGAACAGAGAAGGtgtattcaggtagaataagaaatttagaaaaaccgtggtatacatgtattgtatttatTACTGTTTCGTGTAAGCCTGTCCAGACCGAAACCCATGCATGTATTTAACGTAACTGAGCTTTTTCAAATTGCcataatttattgtatatatatatatatatatatatatatatatattatatatatatatatatatatatatatatatatatatatatatatatatatatatatatataattaccttTATGTTCGCACTACTTTTATAAAAGCGAAATAGTATCATAAAAGGCAAATGTTATTCTTATGGCGAGTTTTGGACCCCAACAGCGTTCTTATCTCCGAACTAATGTTGCTGAACAGCATGTTAAAACAATTTAAGTCTATGATTTCATTACAGGATTTTACTCAGGATCACCATATGATGTCGAAGGTGCTGCGAGCTACGTCTGTCTCCCACAACATCCTACTTGGGCAAAATATAAAGATGGCATACAAAACATAGGTGGTGAAATATCTGGCACAGAGTATGAGATATCTTCAATTATGAACCCATTTTCTCAAAACATTAACAATCAAGATGCACCTTGCGTAGTGTGTCGAAGTCCAAGACCAAAAACTGTCATGATACCAGGAAGGAAAGACTGCTAACCGAGCTGGACACAAGAATACACGGGGTATCTTATGACTGGTTACACTGGCCACAAAGGTGGTTCTGACTATGCATGTGTTGACGTTGACCCAGAAGCTGTCTATCACGGAGAAGCTAATCAAAACGGCAAGCTACTCCATCTTACAGAAGTTAAGTGTGGATCTCTGCCGTGCCAGGAATACCCGGACGGACGTGAACTTGCATGCGTTGTTTGTtcgaaataatttgaagaaaataaaataactctTTACTTCACGTATTTTGACCTGCGCACAGTTAACATATCCTCTCCAAAGAAACCACTAgtagtgtaaaaatatatttttgtattgtgtTTACACAGACAGGATATACATGCTCATAAAATCTTGCTTGGGATTAGGATCATATtagaaaaacatttgaaaataaatgcgtCCATTTGACCATCTGTCTTGATCACTATGCGTGTATGTGCGTTTCCTTAATACAACACCGAAATCTGTGTCGTAACACAAAAAATGCAAGACAATATATACTATTCCATTGCACCGTAGTTGTATGAATGTATGATAAACATCGACATTGTAAACTACCCCCACCTGAACGGAGATGCCACCGAGCAACACCATATACAAATTATTCGTTTGATAGCACATGCTCAAAAGTAGATGATTttaataatgtagggataatacacgtttttgtgtgtattaacgtctgccgaagcccgcgggattgtttgtgaccgagaccgaatgtcgctattcttgcataaaaacaatacacgacgactttatgtattgttttcatatgtgatgacttgacgattccggtacatttt
This Mercenaria mercenaria strain notata chromosome 17, MADL_Memer_1, whole genome shotgun sequence DNA region includes the following protein-coding sequences:
- the LOC128550365 gene encoding uncharacterized protein LOC128550365 yields the protein MFFAEVIIVLVAFHGVNCEEQKRLVFHSSEDIALEFKTLRQKIEALKVNHTNDIQMLQSSHAQEIQMLQSSHAQAVQSLNSTQAQEVQALKSMQAQELAALKTEISVLKNGQGSTYVRWGKTMCDGNGTEKVYSGFYSGSPYDVEGAASYVCLPQHPTWAKYKDGIQNIGGEISGTEYEISSIMNPFSQNINNQDAPCVVCRSPRPKTVMIPGRKDC
- the LOC128549930 gene encoding uncharacterized protein LOC128549930: MGLCPTCSKQRFTSGSPYDKEGGAAKYICLPKTPTWAKYVDGIQNIGGYMTGTEFDIYPNVFNPFPRNMQDQDAPCVLCRSPRPTTVMVPGRTNCYPGWTMEYTGYLMTDHVNHNSASDYACVDVNPEAVYHGEANQNGKLFYFTEVKCGSLPCQEYPNGRELACVVCSK